In the Acidovorax sp. A79 genome, one interval contains:
- a CDS encoding trans-aconitate 2-methyltransferase, with product MKSASATTFDEAYYQRYYFDKKTSVVDPDHVERLGTFVCSYLKYLRVPVQRVLDVGCGIGLWKDIVARHFPLATYQGVEFSAYLCERFGWQQGSVVDYAAGEPFDLVICQGVLPYLSPPDLKAALHNLGRLSRGALYVEAVSREDYERDIIDEDLTDPRLFRHRAELYRRGLQEGAIELGGGMWLSRQAQVPLFALEQAGGQ from the coding sequence TTGAAATCCGCCAGCGCCACCACCTTCGATGAGGCCTACTACCAGCGCTACTACTTCGACAAGAAGACCAGCGTGGTGGACCCGGACCATGTCGAGCGCCTGGGCACGTTCGTGTGCAGCTACCTCAAGTACCTGCGCGTGCCGGTGCAGCGTGTGCTGGACGTGGGCTGCGGCATCGGGCTGTGGAAGGACATCGTGGCGCGGCATTTCCCGCTGGCCACCTACCAGGGCGTGGAGTTCAGCGCCTACCTGTGCGAGCGCTTCGGATGGCAGCAGGGCTCGGTGGTGGACTATGCGGCCGGCGAGCCGTTCGACCTCGTCATCTGCCAGGGCGTGCTGCCCTACCTGAGCCCGCCGGACCTGAAGGCCGCGCTGCACAACCTGGGGCGCCTGAGCCGCGGCGCGCTGTACGTGGAGGCCGTCTCGCGCGAGGACTACGAGCGCGACATCATCGACGAGGACCTGACCGATCCGCGCCTGTTCCGCCACCGGGCCGAGCTGTACCGGCGCGGCCTGCAGGAGGGCGCGATCGAACTGGGCGGCGGCATGTGGCTGAGCCGCCAGGCCCAGGTGCCGCTGTTTGCCCTGGAACAGGCGGGCGGGCAGTGA
- a CDS encoding helix-turn-helix domain-containing protein, which produces MDSLITAAARALAAGDPLGALKRVALRDDPPALALRGIAMAQLGELARARDLLRQAGRAFGAHEARARARCAVAEAEVALALRDLGGQGQALLAAADTLQAHGDAINALQARLVAARRLILLGRLAQASAALAAVQAAGMPAQLPAPLAAVAALTAAELALRTLHIDAADAALQRAAEAAGHAGVPALVAEVAHARTLLQQPAARRLGPGTEHLLQLRDVAALRAAGDTLVVDACRHGVQAGGAWHPLARRPVLFALVRALAQAWPGDADRDTLIADVFRTRHPDETHRARLRVEMGRLRALMAPLAGVEATARGFVLRPQGGRGVAVLAPPVDGAQGALLALLSDGAAWSTSALALALGDSQRTVQRALAELEAGGQVRAIGQARARRWLAAPLVGFTTILLLPTAQPIP; this is translated from the coding sequence ATGGATTCGCTGATCACCGCCGCCGCACGCGCGCTGGCCGCCGGGGACCCGCTGGGCGCGCTCAAGCGCGTGGCGCTGCGCGACGACCCGCCCGCGCTGGCTCTGCGCGGCATCGCCATGGCCCAGCTGGGTGAGCTGGCCCGCGCGCGCGACCTGCTGCGGCAGGCGGGCCGCGCGTTTGGCGCCCACGAGGCCCGGGCCCGCGCGCGCTGCGCGGTGGCCGAGGCCGAGGTGGCGCTGGCCCTGCGCGACCTGGGCGGCCAGGGCCAGGCACTGCTGGCGGCGGCCGACACGCTGCAGGCCCATGGCGACGCGATCAACGCCCTGCAGGCCCGGCTGGTGGCGGCCCGCAGGCTGATTCTGCTGGGGCGGCTGGCGCAGGCCTCCGCCGCACTCGCAGCCGTCCAGGCGGCGGGCATGCCGGCCCAGCTGCCCGCGCCGCTGGCCGCCGTGGCCGCGCTCACGGCCGCAGAGCTGGCCCTGCGCACCTTGCACATCGACGCCGCAGACGCCGCGCTGCAGCGGGCCGCCGAGGCGGCCGGCCACGCCGGGGTGCCCGCCCTGGTGGCCGAGGTGGCCCACGCCCGCACGCTGCTCCAGCAGCCCGCGGCCCGCCGCCTGGGGCCGGGCACCGAGCACCTGCTGCAGCTGCGGGACGTGGCGGCGCTGCGCGCAGCGGGCGACACACTGGTGGTGGACGCCTGCCGCCACGGCGTGCAGGCGGGCGGCGCGTGGCACCCGCTGGCGCGCCGGCCGGTGCTGTTTGCACTCGTGCGCGCGCTGGCCCAGGCGTGGCCGGGCGACGCGGACCGCGATACGCTGATCGCCGACGTGTTCCGCACGCGCCACCCCGACGAGACCCACCGCGCCCGCCTCCGCGTGGAAATGGGGCGCCTGCGCGCGCTGATGGCACCGCTGGCGGGCGTGGAGGCCACCGCACGCGGCTTCGTGCTGCGCCCCCAGGGGGGCCGCGGGGTGGCCGTGCTCGCGCCGCCGGTCGATGGCGCGCAGGGCGCGCTGCTGGCGCTGCTGTCCGACGGCGCCGCGTGGTCCACATCGGCCCTGGCGCTCGCGCTGGGCGACAGCCAGCGCACCGTGCAGCGCGCGCTGGCCGAGCTGGAGGCCGGCGGCCAGGTGCGCGCCATCGGCCAGGCCCGCGCCCGCCGCTGGCTGGCGGCGCCGCTCGTCGGATTCACGACGATCTTGTTACTCCCCACGGCGCAGCCGATTCCCTAA
- a CDS encoding PQQ-binding-like beta-propeller repeat protein: MPIASRQPAQVVREYGPFGDAGAVHGVTHDGQRVWAATGEHLVAFDPASGTTARTLDVACDAGTAFDGTHLYQIAEARIDKIDPSTGRVLATIPAPGGGNDSGLTWAEGSLWVGQYRDRKIHQIDPATGAIRRTIESDRFVTGVTWVDGELWHGTWEGDESTLRHIDPASGAVLQQLDLPQGMGVSGLESDGAGLFYAGGGSSGKVRAVRRPGAPRA, from the coding sequence ATGCCCATCGCCTCGCGCCAGCCCGCCCAGGTGGTGCGCGAGTACGGACCGTTCGGCGATGCCGGGGCGGTCCATGGCGTGACGCACGACGGCCAGCGCGTGTGGGCCGCCACGGGCGAGCACCTGGTGGCTTTCGACCCTGCCAGCGGCACCACCGCCCGCACGCTCGACGTGGCGTGCGACGCGGGCACGGCCTTCGACGGCACGCACCTCTACCAGATCGCCGAGGCGCGCATCGACAAGATCGACCCTTCCACCGGCCGCGTCCTGGCCACCATCCCCGCGCCGGGCGGCGGCAACGACTCGGGCCTGACCTGGGCCGAAGGCAGCCTGTGGGTGGGCCAGTACCGCGACCGCAAGATCCACCAGATCGACCCCGCCACGGGGGCCATCCGCCGCACCATCGAGTCCGACCGCTTCGTGACCGGCGTGACCTGGGTGGACGGCGAGCTGTGGCACGGCACCTGGGAGGGCGACGAAAGCACGCTGCGCCACATCGACCCCGCCAGCGGTGCCGTGCTGCAGCAGCTGGACCTGCCGCAGGGCATGGGCGTGAGCGGGCTCGAGTCCGACGGGGCCGGCCTGTTCTACGCCGGCGGCGGCAGCAGCGGCAAGGTGCGCGCCGTGCGCCGGCCCGGGGCGCCCCGCGCCTGA
- a CDS encoding DUF899 domain-containing protein, whose amino-acid sequence MNAPTQQHPVVSARQWLAQRHTLLAREKALTRLRDEIAQERRALPWTRVDKRYTFDTPQGPRALADLFDGRSQLLVQHFMFGPGWEQGCPSCSFMADHLGGMELHLQHRDVSVLAISRAPLAEIERFRERMDWRFRWVSSHGSDFNHDFAVSFTPEQRARGNGEVFYNYGMRPFPAEEAPGISVFVRNDAGEVFHTYSTFGRGVEAMMGTYQLLDLTPLGRHETNPAYPMDWVRHHDRYAPADAARTPAAPAAQASQAHPAPGACCSARG is encoded by the coding sequence ATGAACGCCCCCACACAACAACATCCCGTGGTCTCCGCCCGCCAATGGCTGGCCCAGCGCCACACCCTGCTGGCCCGCGAGAAGGCGCTGACCCGCCTGCGCGACGAGATCGCCCAGGAGCGCCGCGCGCTGCCCTGGACCCGCGTGGACAAGCGCTACACCTTCGACACGCCCCAGGGCCCGCGCGCCCTGGCCGACCTTTTCGACGGCCGCAGCCAGCTGCTGGTGCAGCATTTCATGTTCGGCCCGGGGTGGGAGCAAGGCTGCCCCAGCTGCTCGTTCATGGCCGACCACCTGGGTGGCATGGAGCTGCACCTGCAGCACCGCGACGTGTCGGTGCTTGCCATCTCGCGCGCGCCGCTGGCCGAGATCGAGCGCTTTCGCGAGCGCATGGACTGGCGGTTCCGCTGGGTGTCGTCGCACGGCAGCGACTTCAACCACGACTTCGCCGTGAGCTTCACGCCCGAGCAGCGCGCACGGGGGAACGGCGAGGTCTTCTACAACTACGGCATGCGGCCGTTCCCCGCCGAGGAGGCGCCGGGCATCAGCGTGTTTGTGCGCAACGATGCGGGCGAGGTGTTCCACACCTACTCGACCTTCGGGCGCGGCGTCGAGGCCATGATGGGCACCTACCAGCTGCTGGACCTGACGCCGCTGGGGCGCCACGAAACCAACCCGGCCTACCCCATGGACTGGGTGCGCCACCACGACCGCTACGCGCCCGCCGACGCCGCCCGCACCCCGGCCGCTCCGGCTGCACAGGCAAGCCAGGCCCACCCTGCACCGGGCGCGTGCTGCTCCGCACGGGGCTGA
- a CDS encoding VOC family protein, whose protein sequence is MFSHVMVGVNDLEVSRKFYDALLGTIGVPPGVANKNRYFYRGPSGTFCISTPINGEAATFANGGTIGFAMQSPEQADAFHAAGVAHGGTTCEDPPGYREGPGGKLYLAYLRDPDGNKLCALHRPPKA, encoded by the coding sequence ATGTTCAGTCATGTGATGGTCGGTGTGAACGACCTGGAGGTATCCCGAAAGTTCTACGACGCGCTGCTCGGCACCATCGGTGTGCCCCCTGGCGTCGCCAACAAGAACCGCTACTTCTACCGGGGCCCCTCCGGCACCTTCTGCATCAGCACCCCCATCAATGGCGAGGCCGCCACCTTTGCCAACGGCGGCACCATCGGCTTTGCCATGCAGTCGCCCGAGCAGGCCGATGCGTTCCATGCGGCGGGTGTCGCCCACGGGGGCACCACCTGCGAAGACCCGCCCGGCTACCGCGAAGGCCCCGGCGGCAAGCTGTACCTGGCGTACCTGCGCGACCCGGACGGCAACAAGCTCTGCGCGCTGCACCGCCCCCCAAAGGCGTAG
- a CDS encoding flavin reductase family protein produces MPPTTHFTPVPLDKAYRLLNHGPTVLVSAAHAGQRNVMAAAWACALDFSPPKVTVVLDKATRTRELAEASGAFALQLPTVPMAAMTVAIGTDSAKTHPDKLRQHGVELFHAPGHANTPLVHGCAAWLLCRAIPEPHNQQAYDLFIGEVVAAWADERVFRNGHWEFDTAPQALRTLHYVAGGQFYATGASVVV; encoded by the coding sequence ATGCCACCCACCACCCACTTCACCCCCGTCCCCCTCGACAAGGCCTACCGCCTGCTCAACCACGGCCCCACCGTGCTGGTGTCGGCCGCGCACGCCGGCCAGCGCAACGTGATGGCGGCCGCCTGGGCCTGCGCGCTGGACTTTTCCCCGCCCAAGGTGACGGTGGTGCTCGACAAGGCCACACGCACGCGCGAACTGGCGGAGGCCAGCGGCGCCTTCGCGCTGCAGCTGCCCACCGTGCCCATGGCGGCGATGACCGTGGCCATTGGCACCGACAGCGCCAAGACCCACCCCGACAAACTGCGGCAGCACGGCGTGGAGCTGTTCCACGCCCCCGGCCACGCCAATACCCCGCTGGTGCACGGCTGCGCCGCCTGGCTGCTGTGCCGCGCCATCCCCGAGCCGCACAACCAGCAAGCCTACGACCTCTTCATCGGCGAAGTGGTGGCCGCCTGGGCGGACGAGCGCGTGTTCCGCAACGGGCACTGGGAGTTCGACACCGCACCTCAGGCGCTGCGCACGCTGCACTACGTGGCGGGCGGGCAGTTCTATGCGACGGGGGCGTCGGTCGTGGTGTGA
- a CDS encoding ABC transporter substrate-binding protein — protein sequence MGFRKTVLAVASGVVVSVGGAGVAQAQSLTIALAAEPTAADPHYHKMTANDAFSAHVYDSLVARNAKMELIPSLATSWKNLDDLTWEFKLRPGVKFSNGQPFTSKDVLFTICRTLHNETNVSESYTDTTKRITDVKTPDDLTVIIKTVAPLPLLPAEMARSLPILWSGIAQGGKLAFAPKTGCGVTGAWPTVTDFNTGKTAIGTGPFLMKSYVKGTGIQLERNEAYWGEKPHWKTVKMVPVPSAGPRLTGLLSGDYDVIENPAARDLTRVKDNAKFDFVATPSTRLVFLQPDIGRNPSPLVKAADGKNPLQDVRVRRAMNMAIDRKAIVQRIMDGMATPAYQYMPDGMFGALPQAPEIKFDPEGAKKLLAEAGYPNGFELTLSSTNDRYVNDAQVAQSVAQYFTRIGIKTNVDAMTASIYFPKRAKREFSLPMGGWPAETGEASALFQLWVASLDAPKGQGTSNYGANYNPEFDKLYLPAADTVDPAKRKAGLEAATKFALDNVALIPLHFESSIWAFKKGLSYEGRRDQYTLATSVKAK from the coding sequence ATGGGTTTTCGAAAGACCGTGCTGGCCGTGGCGAGCGGCGTGGTGGTGTCGGTAGGTGGGGCAGGGGTTGCGCAGGCGCAGTCGCTCACCATCGCGCTGGCGGCCGAACCGACCGCGGCCGATCCGCACTATCACAAGATGACGGCCAACGATGCTTTTTCGGCCCATGTCTATGACTCGCTGGTGGCGCGCAACGCCAAGATGGAGCTGATCCCTTCGCTGGCCACGTCGTGGAAGAACCTGGACGACCTGACCTGGGAGTTCAAGCTGCGCCCCGGCGTCAAGTTCTCGAACGGCCAGCCGTTCACGTCCAAGGACGTGCTGTTCACCATCTGCCGCACGCTGCACAACGAGACCAACGTCTCGGAGTCGTACACCGACACCACCAAGCGCATCACCGACGTGAAGACGCCCGATGACCTGACCGTGATCATCAAGACCGTGGCGCCGCTGCCGCTGCTGCCCGCCGAAATGGCGCGTTCATTGCCGATTCTGTGGAGCGGTATTGCCCAGGGCGGCAAGCTCGCGTTCGCACCCAAGACGGGCTGCGGCGTGACCGGCGCCTGGCCGACCGTGACCGATTTCAATACCGGCAAGACCGCCATCGGCACCGGCCCGTTCCTGATGAAGTCCTACGTCAAGGGCACCGGCATCCAGCTGGAGCGCAACGAAGCCTACTGGGGCGAGAAGCCCCACTGGAAGACGGTGAAGATGGTGCCGGTGCCCAGCGCCGGCCCGCGCCTGACGGGCCTGCTGTCGGGTGACTACGACGTGATCGAGAACCCCGCCGCGCGCGACCTGACGCGTGTGAAGGACAACGCCAAGTTCGACTTCGTCGCGACGCCATCGACGCGCCTCGTGTTCCTGCAGCCCGACATCGGCCGCAACCCCAGCCCCCTGGTGAAGGCCGCCGACGGCAAGAACCCGCTGCAGGATGTGCGCGTGCGCCGGGCCATGAACATGGCCATCGACCGCAAGGCCATCGTGCAGCGCATTATGGACGGCATGGCCACGCCCGCCTACCAGTACATGCCCGACGGCATGTTCGGCGCGCTGCCCCAGGCCCCCGAGATCAAGTTCGATCCCGAAGGCGCCAAGAAGCTGCTGGCCGAAGCCGGTTACCCCAACGGTTTCGAGCTGACGCTGTCATCCACCAACGACCGCTACGTGAACGACGCCCAGGTGGCCCAGTCGGTGGCGCAGTACTTCACGCGCATCGGCATCAAGACCAACGTGGATGCGATGACCGCGTCGATCTACTTCCCCAAGCGTGCCAAGCGCGAATTCAGCCTGCCCATGGGCGGCTGGCCCGCGGAAACGGGCGAGGCGTCGGCGCTGTTCCAGCTGTGGGTGGCATCGCTGGATGCGCCCAAGGGCCAGGGCACCAGCAACTACGGCGCCAACTACAACCCCGAGTTCGACAAGCTGTACCTGCCGGCCGCCGACACGGTGGACCCCGCCAAGCGCAAGGCCGGCCTGGAAGCCGCCACCAAGTTCGCCCTGGACAACGTGGCGCTGATCCCGCTGCACTTCGAGAGCAGCATCTGGGCCTTCAAGAAGGGCCTGAGCTACGAAGGCCGCCGCGACCAGTACACGCTGGCCACCTCGGTCAAGGCCAAGTAA